The Papaver somniferum cultivar HN1 unplaced genomic scaffold, ASM357369v1 unplaced-scaffold_107, whole genome shotgun sequence genome includes a region encoding these proteins:
- the LOC113328172 gene encoding PHD finger protein ALFIN-LIKE 4-like, with the protein MDGNGGQYNPRTVEEVFRDFKGRRAGMIKALTSDVEEFFTQCDPEKENLCLYGFPSEQWEVNLPAEEVPPELPEPALGINFARDGMQEKDWIALVAVHSDAWLLAVAFYFGARFGFDKNERKRLFSMMNDLPTIFEVVTGAVKKQVKEKSSISNHSSNKSKPVPKMQRMADPPAKYSKPAPPKEDIEEEDDDEEDEHGDTLCGACGENYASDEFWICCDICEVWFHGKCVKITPARAEHIKQYKCPACTNKRSR; encoded by the exons ATGGATGGAAATGGTGGACAGTATAATCCAAGAACAGTTGAAGAAGTTTTTAGAGATTTTAAAGGTAGAAGAGCTGGGATGATTAAAGCTCTTACTTCTG ATGTGGAAGAATTTTTCACGCAGTGCGATCCTG AAAAGGAAAACTTGTGCTTGTATGGGTTTCCCAGCGAGCAGTGGGAGGTCAATTTACCTGCTGAAGAAGTCCCCCCAGAACTCCCAGAACCTGCATTAGGCAttaactttgctagggacggtaTGCAAGAAAAAGACTGGATAGCTTTGGTTGCAGTGCACAGTGATGCATGGCTTCTTGCTGTTGCTTTCTATTTCGGGGCCAGATTTGGATTTGACAAAAACGAGAG GAAGCGTTTATTTAGCATGATGAATGATCTTCCAACAATATTTGAAGTTGTTACTGGAGCTGTAAAGAAACAAGTAAAGGAGAAATCTTCAATTTCAAATCACAGCAGCAACAAATCTAAGCCCGTTCCAAAAATG CAGCGAATGGCCGACCCACCAGCCAAGTACTCCAAGCCAGCGCCTCCAAAAGAAGATATAGAGGAAGAGGATGATGACGAAGAGGATGAGCATGGGGATACTTTGTGTGGGGCATGTGGTGAGAACTATGCATCAGATGAGTTCTGGATCTGCTGTGACATCTGTGAGGTGTGGTTCCATGGGAAATGTGTGAAGATAACCCCAGCTAGGGCTGAACATATCAAGCAATACAAATGTCCAGCTTGCACCAACAAGAGATCACGCTAG
- the LOC113328170 gene encoding 6-phosphogluconate dehydrogenase, decarboxylating 2, chloroplastic: MEASAGLSRIGLAGLAVMGQNLALNIAEKGFPISVYNRTTSKVDETIERAKSEGDLPLTGHYSPRDFVLSLQKPRSVIILVKAGTPVDQTISTLSEYMEEGDTIIDGGNEWYENTERRIRETEQKGILYLGMGVSGGEEGARNGPSMMPGGSLTAYKNIEEIVKKVAAQVEDGPCVTYIGEGGSGNFVKMVHNGIEYGDMQLISEAYDVLKNVGGLSNEELARIFDEWNKGELESFLVEITADIFKVKDDLSEGELVDKILDKTGMKGTGKWTVQQAAELSVAAPTIAASLDCRYLSGLKEERENAEAILKEAGMVDQVGPVRSGIDKKRLIDDVRQALYASKICSYAQGMNLLRAKSNEKGWGLDLGEMARIWKGGCIIRAVFLDRIKQAYQRNPQLASLVVDPEFAKEMVQRQAAWRRVVGLAVQAGISTPGMCASLAYFDTYRRARLPANLVQAQRDLFGAHTYERIDRPGAFHTEWTKLARQSNFK; the protein is encoded by the coding sequence ATGGAAGCATCAGCAGGATTATCACGAATCGGACTAGCAGGTCTAGCAGTAATGGGCCAAAACCTAGCACTCAACATAGCAGAAAAAGGGTTCCCAATCTCAGTCTACAACCGAACCACCTCCAAAGTCGACGAAACAATCGAACGAGCAAAATCAGAAGGAGATCTTCCACTAACAGGTCATTACTCGCCTCGTGATTTCGTATTATCTTTGCAAAAACCTAGATCTGTTATCATTTTAGTCAAAGCCGGTACTCCGGTGGATCAGACCATATCGACTTTATCGGAGTACATGGAGGAAGGGGATACGATTATTGATGGTGGTAACGAATGGTACGAGAACACTGAGCGTCGGATTCGGGAGACCGAACAGAAGGGGATTTTGTATTTGGGGATGGGTGTCAGTGGTGGTGAAGAGGGTGCGAGGAATGGACCCAGTATGATGCCTGGTGGGAGTTTGACGGCGTATAAGAATATTGAGGAGATTGTGAAGAAGGTTGCCGCGCAGGTGGAGGACGGACCGTGTGTTACGTATATTGGCGAAGGTGGGTCGGGGAATTTTGTTAAGATGGTGCATAATGGGATTGAGTATGGTGATATGCAGTTGATTAGTGAGGCGTATGATGTGTTGAAGAATGTTGGTGGGTTGAGTAATGAGGAGTTGGCGAGGATTTTCGATGAGTGGAATAAGGGGGAGTTGGAGAGCTTTTTGGTTGAGATTACTGCAGATATTTTTAAAGTCAAGGATGATTTGAGTGAGGGGGAGTTGGTTGATAAGATATTGGATAAGACTGGGATGAAAGGGACTGGGAAGTGGACTGTTCAGCAAGCGGCAGAGTTGTCTGTTGCTGCACCAACGATTGCTGCTTCGTTGGACTGTAGATATTTGAGTGGGTTGAAAGAGGAGAGGGAGAATGCGGAGGCGATTTTGAAGGAAGCTGGTATGGTTGATCAGGTTGGACCAGTCAGGTCGGGGATCGATAAGAAGAGACTGATTGATGATGTGAGACAAGCGTTGTATGCTTCGAAGATTTGTAGTTATGCTCAAGGTATGAATTTGCTGAGAGCAAAGAGTAATGAGAAAGGTTGGGGTTTGGATTTGGGTGAAATGGCTAGGATTTGGAAAGGCGGGTGTATCATTAGAGCTGTGTTTTTGGATAGGATTAAACAAGCCTACCAGAGAAACCCACAACTGGCAAGTTTGGTTGTTGATCCTGAATTCGCAAAGGAAATGGTGCAGAGACAAGCCGCGTGGAGGAGAGTTGTTGGTTTGGCTGTTCAAGCTGGAATTAGTACTCCTGGAATGTGCGCTAGTCTCGCTTACTTTGATACTTACAGGCGTGCAAGATTGCCAGCTAATCTTGTTCAAGCACAGAGAGATTTGTTTGGTGCACACACTTACGAGCGCATTGATCGTCCTGGGGCATTCCACACCGAATGGACCAAGCTTGCTAGGCAGAGTAACTTCAAATAA